A stretch of the Streptococcus oralis genome encodes the following:
- the treR gene encoding trehalose operon repressor, whose translation MKKYQQLFKQIQKTIQNETYAIGDFLPSEHELMNQYQVSRDTVRKALSLLQEEGLIKKIRGQGSQVVKEETVNFPVSNLTSYQELVQELGLRSKTNVVSLDKIIIDKKSSLITGFPEFRMVWKVVRQRVVDDLVSVLDTDYLDMELVPNLTRQIAEQSIYSYIEDDLKLHIDYAQKEITIDHTGDRDKILMDIGKDPYVVSIKSKVYLQDGHQFQFTESRHKLEKFHFVDFAKRHPK comes from the coding sequence ATGAAGAAATACCAACAATTATTTAAGCAAATCCAAAAAACCATTCAAAACGAGACCTACGCTATCGGAGATTTCCTCCCCAGTGAGCACGAACTCATGAATCAGTATCAGGTGAGCCGTGACACCGTCCGAAAAGCTCTGTCCCTCCTCCAAGAGGAAGGATTGATCAAAAAGATAAGGGGGCAAGGTTCCCAAGTCGTCAAAGAAGAAACGGTCAATTTCCCTGTCTCTAACCTAACCAGCTACCAAGAACTGGTTCAGGAACTTGGGCTGCGCTCAAAAACCAATGTCGTCAGTCTGGACAAGATCATTATCGATAAAAAGTCCTCACTGATAACCGGCTTCCCAGAGTTTCGGATGGTGTGGAAGGTGGTCCGCCAGCGTGTGGTGGATGATTTGGTATCGGTTCTAGATACGGACTATCTGGATATGGAACTGGTCCCAAATCTCACTCGCCAAATCGCTGAGCAGTCTATCTACTCGTATATAGAGGACGACCTCAAACTCCATATTGATTATGCTCAGAAAGAAATCACCATTGACCACACGGGTGATCGAGACAAGATTCTCATGGACATTGGCAAAGACCCTTATGTCGTTTCAATCAAGTCAAAAGTCTATCTCCAAGACGGGCACCAGTTCCAATTCACCGAAAGTCGCCATAAATTAGAAAAATTTCACTTTGTTGACTTTGCCAAAAGACATCCGAAATAA
- the treP gene encoding PTS system trehalose-specific EIIBC component: MGKFEQEAKDLLQAIGGKENVTAVTHCATRMRFVLGDEKKANVKVIESIPAVKGTFTNAGQFQVIIGNDVPIFYNDFTAVSGIEGVSKEAAKSAAKSNQNVLQRIMTTLAEIFTPIIPALIVGGLILGFRNVLEGVHWSMLDGKTITESSQFWAGVNHFLWLPGEAIFQFLPVGITWSVSRKMGTSQILGIVLGICLVSPQLLNAYAVASTSTEEIAANWVWNFGYFTVNRIGYQAQVIPAFLAGLSLSYLEIFWRKHIPEVISMIFVPFLSLIPALILAHTVLGPIGWTIGQGLSAVVLAGLTGPVKWLFGAIFGALYAPFVITGLHHMTNAIDTQLIADAGGTALWPMIALSNIAQGSAVFAYYFMHRHDEREAQISLPATISAYLGVTEPALFGVNVKYIYPFVAGMIGSALAGMLSVTFNVTAASIGIGGLPGILSIQPQYMLPFAGTMLVAIVVPMLLTFFFRKFGLFTKTEDDTALQAEFVAQEEAEFVTHEPVILAPVEIVSPLAGQVKELSQATDPVFASGVMGQGLVIEPSQGELTSPVNGTVTVLFPTKHAIGIVSDEGVELLIHIGMDTVGLDGKGFESLVAQGDHVTVGQKLIRFDMDVIKAAGLVTETPVIITNQDAYTATITGTYPTTIQAGAALMVATRI, encoded by the coding sequence ATGGGAAAATTTGAACAAGAAGCCAAAGATCTGCTTCAAGCAATCGGAGGCAAGGAGAATGTCACTGCTGTTACCCACTGTGCGACACGGATGCGCTTTGTTCTCGGAGACGAAAAGAAAGCCAATGTCAAGGTCATCGAGTCGATTCCAGCCGTCAAAGGGACCTTTACCAACGCGGGTCAATTTCAGGTGATTATTGGGAATGACGTGCCGATTTTTTATAATGATTTTACAGCTGTTTCAGGCATTGAGGGTGTTTCCAAAGAAGCAGCCAAATCTGCAGCTAAGAGCAATCAAAACGTGCTTCAACGTATCATGACCACTCTAGCAGAAATCTTTACACCGATTATTCCAGCCTTGATAGTCGGAGGATTGATCCTCGGTTTCCGTAATGTCTTGGAAGGTGTGCATTGGTCGATGTTGGATGGTAAGACCATCACAGAATCCTCTCAGTTTTGGGCAGGGGTTAATCACTTCCTCTGGTTGCCTGGTGAAGCGATCTTCCAGTTCTTGCCAGTAGGAATTACCTGGTCTGTTTCTCGTAAGATGGGAACCAGCCAAATCTTGGGGATTGTTCTCGGAATCTGTTTGGTTTCACCACAGTTGCTCAACGCCTATGCAGTAGCGTCTACTTCAACAGAAGAAATCGCAGCCAACTGGGTATGGAATTTTGGCTACTTTACTGTTAATCGTATTGGTTATCAGGCTCAAGTTATTCCAGCCTTTCTTGCAGGTTTGAGTCTGTCTTATCTTGAAATTTTCTGGCGCAAGCATATTCCAGAAGTCATTTCCATGATTTTTGTGCCTTTCTTGTCATTGATTCCAGCCTTGATTTTGGCTCATACTGTCTTGGGACCAATCGGTTGGACGATCGGGCAAGGACTCTCCGCAGTTGTATTGGCAGGATTGACTGGTCCAGTTAAATGGCTCTTCGGTGCAATTTTTGGTGCTCTCTATGCTCCATTTGTCATCACTGGTTTGCACCATATGACCAATGCCATCGACACACAATTGATTGCGGATGCTGGTGGAACTGCCCTCTGGCCAATGATTGCTCTTTCTAATATTGCCCAAGGTTCTGCTGTATTTGCCTATTATTTCATGCATCGTCATGATGAGCGTGAGGCTCAGATTTCACTTCCTGCAACCATTTCAGCCTATCTCGGTGTTACAGAACCAGCCCTCTTTGGGGTCAATGTCAAATACATCTATCCATTTGTAGCTGGGATGATTGGTTCTGCCCTTGCAGGTATGTTGTCTGTTACTTTTAATGTAACGGCGGCTTCTATTGGTATCGGTGGTTTGCCAGGTATCCTCTCTATTCAACCTCAATACATGCTACCATTTGCAGGAACCATGCTAGTTGCTATTGTTGTACCAATGCTCTTGACTTTCTTCTTCCGCAAATTCGGTCTCTTTACAAAGACAGAGGATGATACAGCCTTGCAGGCAGAATTCGTTGCCCAAGAAGAGGCAGAATTTGTGACTCATGAACCAGTAATCCTTGCTCCAGTAGAAATTGTCAGCCCTCTTGCTGGTCAAGTGAAAGAATTGAGCCAAGCTACGGACCCTGTTTTTGCATCAGGTGTCATGGGACAAGGTCTAGTCATTGAACCAAGCCAAGGTGAGTTGACTTCTCCAGTCAATGGGACAGTGACGGTTCTTTTCCCTACCAAGCATGCCATTGGTATTGTCTCTGATGAGGGGGTAGAATTGCTCATCCACATCGGTATGGATACAGTAGGTCTTGATGGCAAAGGTTTTGAAAGTCTTGTAGCCCAAGGAGACCACGTCACAGTAGGTCAGAAATTGATTCGTTTTGATATGGATGTCATTAAGGCTGCAGGTCTCGTGACAGAAACTCCAGTTATCATCACTAACCAAGATGCTTATACAGCGACTATCACTGGAACTTATCCAACAACTATCCAAGCTGGGGCAGCTCTCATGGTCGCTACACGAATCTAA
- the treC gene encoding alpha,alpha-phosphotrehalase: MALDKRKVVYQIYPKSYKDTTGNGIGDFRGIIEKIPYLAKLGVDMVWLNPFYPSPQRDNGYDISDYMAVDPLFGDMADFEEMVRVGKEHKIDFMLDMVLNHCSTEHEWFQKALAGDQYYQDFFFIQDQPTDWQSKFGGSAWAPFGDTGKYYLHLFDETQADLNWRNPNVRKELFKVVNFWRDKGVKGFRFDVINLIGKDEILVDCPENEGKPAYTDKPIVHDYLRMMNQATFGFDGSFMTVGEMSSTTMENCVLYSSPDRQELSMTFNFHHLKVDYKDGQKWTLAPFNFEELKNLYHSWGKEMSDKNGWSALFWNNHDQPRALNRFVDIQHFRNEGATMLAASIHLSRGTPYIYMGEEIGMVDPDYDSMADYVDVESINAYQMLLKEGKSEQEAFQIIQAKSRDNSRIPMQWDASENAGFSKRTPWLKAGKSYPHINVENEIKGSIFTFYQDLIRLRKEMPIISEGSYKPAFEDSKQVYAFERQYEDEKLLVLNNFYATEVEIDLPVDYQNGQILISNYEDVEVSEKILLKPYHSLALYLKSK, from the coding sequence ATGGCACTTGATAAAAGAAAAGTAGTCTATCAAATCTATCCAAAATCATATAAAGACACCACTGGAAATGGTATTGGGGATTTCCGTGGGATTATCGAAAAGATCCCCTATCTAGCCAAACTGGGCGTGGATATGGTTTGGCTCAATCCGTTCTATCCAAGCCCTCAACGGGATAATGGTTACGATATTTCAGATTATATGGCAGTGGATCCTCTATTTGGTGATATGGCTGATTTTGAGGAGATGGTGCGTGTTGGTAAAGAACACAAGATTGACTTTATGCTGGATATGGTGCTCAATCATTGCTCGACAGAACACGAATGGTTTCAGAAAGCACTAGCTGGCGACCAGTACTACCAAGACTTTTTCTTCATCCAAGACCAACCGACAGATTGGCAGTCTAAGTTTGGCGGCTCTGCCTGGGCGCCTTTCGGGGATACGGGAAAATATTACCTCCACCTCTTTGATGAGACCCAGGCTGACCTTAACTGGCGCAATCCCAATGTCCGCAAGGAGCTTTTCAAGGTAGTTAATTTCTGGCGTGACAAGGGAGTCAAAGGTTTCCGATTTGATGTGATCAATTTGATCGGCAAAGATGAGATCTTAGTGGATTGCCCAGAAAATGAAGGCAAGCCAGCTTACACAGACAAGCCCATTGTTCATGACTATTTGCGCATGATGAACCAAGCTACTTTTGGATTTGACGGTAGCTTTATGACAGTTGGGGAAATGTCCTCGACCACCATGGAGAACTGTGTCTTATATTCGTCACCTGACCGTCAGGAATTATCCATGACCTTTAATTTCCATCATCTCAAGGTGGACTATAAGGACGGGCAAAAGTGGACCTTGGCTCCCTTTAATTTTGAAGAATTGAAAAATCTCTACCATAGCTGGGGAAAGGAAATGAGTGACAAAAACGGCTGGAGTGCCCTCTTTTGGAACAATCACGACCAACCACGAGCATTGAATCGTTTTGTCGATATTCAACATTTCCGCAATGAAGGTGCGACCATGCTGGCTGCCAGCATTCACCTGTCACGTGGGACACCTTATATCTACATGGGTGAGGAAATTGGCATGGTTGACCCAGACTATGATTCCATGGCTGACTATGTGGATGTCGAGTCCATCAATGCTTATCAGATGCTCTTAAAAGAAGGGAAAAGTGAGCAAGAAGCCTTCCAGATTATTCAGGCTAAGTCTCGAGATAATTCACGCATTCCCATGCAGTGGGATGCTTCAGAAAATGCTGGTTTCTCAAAAAGAACTCCTTGGCTGAAGGCAGGAAAATCCTACCCTCACATCAACGTAGAAAATGAAATCAAAGGCTCGATTTTCACCTTCTACCAAGACTTGATTCGACTTCGTAAGGAAATGCCTATCATTTCAGAAGGAAGCTACAAACCAGCCTTTGAAGACAGTAAGCAAGTTTATGCTTTTGAACGTCAGTATGAGGATGAAAAGTTACTGGTCCTCAATAACTTTTATGCCACAGAAGTGGAAATCGACTTACCAGTAGACTACCAAAATGGACAAATTCTGATTTCAAACTATGAAGATGTAGAAGTATCAGAAAAAATTCTTCTGAAACCATATCATAGCCTAGCACTATATTTAAAAAGTAAATAA
- a CDS encoding SEC10/PgrA surface exclusion domain-containing protein has translation MIKIKGEYFMFKKMLSAFSISAVALSIFFTKGVKADQVRENSTPSGEKTSSQREEKQSPVSNVTQGEVDAAKADLDRVNRVVSEAQRDVEEARQSTATAKDELKIAQQNVDVAKESVEAAPTALKEAQSDLATKLDEEKKADANLLSSKTELEEAQSQVDHQAQSLAAAKEKEKGEAEKATQAQQDVDVAQSTLTESTSDADKNLEQAKTKVAASQIAVDKAQQGVEKANQSDEERQKKLAEATANKSKADDAVLTSKQAFDDASAKSEKTQSALESAKATLSAAKYTGASVTSNTKNTFYMTPEYIAALKQLADPNTPQSQISQIEATLTAVNDKAKSFNNYVADPNDSKTLIDTNNIPYDVRLEISQFTAELINQIRSQMGTGEVVVTPSALEFADKVAREYKNDNWSWDLMNRYHHDSWGINRVAREYGLVTTSSEQEQEGIQYYENAYIWKANTSQMSVADMKRDIYFSLVEFMYNGYEWVHAKSISGLNTGSQKNYLGVDFSMENDITVSHFTMVSEDQVKYASKNNFDATPIGGKSGEADQEKLEQAQTAFDVAQTANNQAQADKENAKTAYEQALLVATQAQTAFDEAAQTPLGLEQAKQALEESKNQLEADQEALRLAQTIANNVEREKDDKVKALSKARDALSTAQKNLTAAQADVSKEEALLKDANSTLADAIEKRDTAQEQLVKAQTAVIEAKSKVSNLVQAEEQLSKAEEVLEAAEQKVKAKEAAQLAAIEQLSNLQTAQATTQVNYNRLATKLKMQEKQQADDYYREILDQTEMNLAKQDQRLQTNSEPPTPKSSQILLNTPKQVQDIKQISTEKSAKELSMISNAGHLPSTGSRISLWIQLSGIVLIYTSFRLLIWEMKDRQ, from the coding sequence ATGATAAAAATTAAAGGAGAATATTTTATGTTTAAAAAAATGCTCAGTGCATTTTCAATAAGTGCAGTTGCTCTTTCGATTTTCTTTACGAAAGGTGTTAAAGCGGATCAAGTGCGTGAAAACTCAACGCCTTCAGGAGAGAAAACGAGTTCTCAAAGAGAAGAAAAACAATCACCTGTTTCTAACGTTACACAAGGTGAAGTAGATGCAGCAAAAGCAGACCTTGATCGTGTAAATCGAGTAGTGTCGGAAGCTCAAAGGGATGTAGAGGAGGCTAGACAATCCACAGCTACAGCCAAAGATGAACTAAAGATAGCTCAGCAGAATGTTGATGTAGCAAAAGAGTCTGTAGAAGCTGCGCCTACTGCATTAAAAGAAGCGCAATCAGACCTAGCGACCAAGTTGGATGAAGAAAAAAAAGCAGATGCCAATCTGCTAAGCAGCAAGACTGAGCTTGAAGAAGCACAGTCACAAGTGGATCATCAAGCTCAATCCTTAGCCGCTGCAAAAGAGAAGGAAAAAGGGGAAGCTGAAAAAGCAACCCAAGCTCAACAAGATGTTGATGTTGCACAGTCAACATTGACAGAGTCAACATCTGACGCGGATAAAAACCTTGAACAAGCAAAAACGAAAGTCGCTGCCAGTCAAATCGCCGTTGATAAAGCTCAACAAGGTGTAGAAAAGGCCAATCAATCAGATGAAGAACGTCAGAAGAAATTAGCTGAAGCCACTGCTAATAAGAGTAAGGCTGATGATGCAGTATTAACAAGTAAGCAAGCATTTGATGATGCTAGTGCAAAATCAGAAAAGACTCAGTCAGCCCTTGAATCAGCAAAAGCTACATTGAGTGCAGCTAAGTATACAGGTGCTTCAGTTACATCTAATACTAAGAATACGTTCTATATGACTCCAGAATATATTGCTGCTTTAAAACAGTTGGCAGATCCAAATACTCCGCAGTCACAGATTAGTCAGATTGAAGCTACCTTGACAGCTGTAAATGATAAGGCTAAATCTTTTAACAATTATGTAGCAGACCCAAATGATAGTAAAACGCTGATAGATACAAATAATATTCCTTATGATGTCCGTTTGGAAATATCTCAGTTTACAGCAGAATTGATTAACCAAATTCGTTCGCAGATGGGGACGGGAGAAGTAGTTGTTACTCCTTCGGCACTTGAATTTGCGGATAAAGTAGCACGTGAATATAAAAATGATAATTGGTCTTGGGATTTGATGAATCGTTACCATCATGACTCATGGGGTATTAACCGAGTTGCGCGTGAGTATGGACTGGTTACAACTAGTTCTGAACAAGAACAAGAAGGGATTCAATATTACGAAAATGCATATATCTGGAAAGCAAACACTTCTCAAATGAGTGTGGCAGATATGAAACGTGATATTTATTTTTCATTAGTTGAATTCATGTATAATGGCTATGAGTGGGTGCATGCTAAATCTATTTCTGGTTTGAATACAGGAAGTCAAAAGAATTATCTAGGCGTTGATTTTTCAATGGAGAACGATATTACAGTATCTCATTTCACGATGGTTTCGGAAGATCAGGTGAAATATGCTAGTAAAAACAATTTTGATGCGACGCCAATTGGTGGAAAATCTGGGGAAGCAGATCAAGAAAAGCTTGAACAAGCTCAGACAGCCTTTGATGTAGCTCAGACAGCAAATAATCAAGCTCAAGCTGATAAGGAAAATGCAAAAACAGCTTATGAACAAGCTCTGTTAGTAGCCACTCAAGCTCAAACAGCCTTTGATGAAGCAGCACAAACACCTCTTGGGCTTGAACAAGCTAAACAAGCTTTAGAAGAATCTAAAAATCAGTTAGAAGCTGATCAAGAGGCCTTGAGGTTAGCTCAAACAATTGCTAATAACGTTGAAAGGGAAAAGGATGATAAAGTGAAGGCTTTATCAAAAGCTAGGGATGCCCTGTCTACTGCGCAAAAGAACTTGACTGCTGCACAAGCCGATGTTTCCAAAGAAGAAGCTTTGCTTAAAGATGCTAATAGTACGCTTGCTGATGCTATTGAAAAAAGGGACACTGCTCAGGAACAACTCGTCAAAGCTCAAACAGCAGTGATAGAAGCAAAGAGTAAAGTGTCGAATTTGGTTCAAGCTGAAGAACAACTTTCCAAAGCTGAAGAGGTGCTAGAAGCAGCTGAACAAAAGGTGAAAGCAAAGGAAGCAGCGCAACTTGCGGCAATTGAGCAGTTGAGCAACTTGCAAACGGCACAAGCTACTACTCAAGTGAACTACAACCGTTTAGCGACTAAACTGAAAATGCAAGAAAAACAGCAGGCGGATGATTACTATAGAGAAATTCTAGATCAGACGGAGATGAATCTTGCTAAACAGGATCAACGACTTCAGACAAATTCTGAGCCACCTACTCCAAAAAGTTCTCAAATTCTTTTAAACACTCCAAAACAAGTGCAAGATATTAAACAGATATCAACAGAGAAGAGCGCGAAGGAGTTATCAATGATTTCTAATGCAGGTCATCTTCCTAGCACTGGTTCAAGAATTTCCTTATGGATTCAGCTGAGTGGAATCGTTCTGATTTACACTAGTTTCAGATTGTTAATCTGGGAAATGAAAGATAGACAGTAA
- a CDS encoding YneF family protein — protein MDLLLAIILIVLAFLGGALGGMYLVRKQIEKEFADNPRLNAEAVRALLSANGQKPSEAKVQQVYHQIIRQQKAALANNKKK, from the coding sequence ATGGATTTACTTTTAGCAATTATCTTGATTGTGTTAGCTTTTCTAGGAGGAGCTCTTGGAGGGATGTACTTGGTTCGTAAGCAAATCGAAAAAGAATTTGCGGACAACCCACGTTTGAACGCTGAGGCAGTTCGTGCTCTCTTGAGTGCAAATGGTCAAAAACCAAGCGAAGCCAAGGTACAACAAGTTTACCACCAAATCATCCGTCAACAAAAAGCAGCCCTTGCTAACAATAAAAAGAAATAA
- the racE gene encoding glutamate racemase, which produces MDNRPIGFLDSGVGGLTVVRELMRQLPHEEIVYIGDSARAPYGPRPAEQIREYTWQLVNFLLTKDVKMIVIACNTATAVVWEEIKAQLDIPVLGVILPGASAAIKSSQGGKIGVIGTPMTVQSDIYRQKIHDLDPDLQVESLACPKFAPLVESGALSTSVTKKVVYETLRPLVSKVDSLILGCTHYPLLRPIIQNVMGPKVQLIDSGAECVRDISVLLNYFEINRSRDAGPLQHRFYTTANSQSFAQIGAEWLEKEIHVEHVTL; this is translated from the coding sequence ATGGATAATCGACCAATTGGTTTTTTGGATTCGGGTGTTGGGGGCTTAACCGTTGTTCGTGAGCTCATGCGCCAGCTTCCCCATGAAGAAATCGTCTATATTGGAGATTCGGCACGGGCGCCCTATGGTCCCCGTCCTGCTGAGCAAATCCGTGAATATACTTGGCAGTTGGTCAACTTTCTCTTGACCAAGGATGTCAAGATGATTGTCATTGCTTGTAACACTGCGACTGCGGTCGTCTGGGAAGAAATCAAGGCCCAACTAGATATTCCTGTCCTAGGTGTGATTTTGCCGGGAGCTTCGGCAGCTATCAAGTCCAGTCAAGGTGGGAAAATCGGGGTCATTGGAACGCCCATGACGGTCCAATCAGATATCTACCGTCAGAAAATCCATGATCTGGATCCGGATTTACAGGTGGAGAGTTTGGCCTGTCCCAAGTTTGCCCCCTTGGTGGAGTCTGGTGCCCTGTCAACCAGTGTTACCAAGAAAGTGGTTTATGAAACCCTGCGTCCCTTGGTCAGCAAGGTGGATAGCCTGATTTTGGGCTGTACCCATTACCCACTCCTTCGCCCTATCATCCAAAATGTCATGGGACCAAAGGTTCAGCTCATCGATAGTGGGGCAGAGTGTGTACGGGATATCTCGGTTTTGCTGAACTATTTTGAAATCAATCGTAGCCGAGATGCGGGACCTCTTCAACATCGTTTTTACACAACAGCCAATAGCCAAAGTTTTGCCCAGATTGGAGCAGAATGGTTGGAAAAAGAGATTCATGTGGAGCATGTAACTTTATGA
- a CDS encoding nucleoside-triphosphate diphosphatase: MTNKIYEYKDDQDWYVGVWDVYGGIYSLIKDPLELDFMDLARIFRDEENGFPITITVMRWSSNFRLLSFIVEILNAQAGRNLEVIQRQGALLLVENGKLLHVELPKEGVNVEAFFETSKVRETLLIATRNEGKTKEFRAIFDKLGYDVENLNDYPDLPEVAETGMTFEENARLKAETISQLTGKMVLADDSGLKVDVLGGLPGVWSARFAGVGATDRENNAKLLHELAMVFELKDRSAQFHTTLVVASPNKESLVVEADWPGYINFEPKGENGFGYDPLFLVGETGKSAAELTLEEKNSQSHRALAVKKLLEVFPSWQSKPSL, encoded by the coding sequence ATGACAAACAAAATTTATGAATACAAGGATGACCAGGACTGGTATGTCGGTGTCTGGGATGTCTATGGAGGCATCTATAGCCTTATCAAAGATCCTCTCGAGCTTGATTTTATGGATTTAGCGCGGATTTTTCGTGACGAAGAAAATGGCTTTCCGATTACGATAACGGTGATGCGCTGGTCTTCTAACTTTCGTCTGCTCTCCTTTATCGTTGAGATTTTAAATGCCCAAGCAGGCCGTAATCTAGAAGTCATCCAACGTCAGGGGGCTCTGCTCTTGGTTGAAAATGGAAAGCTTTTGCATGTTGAATTGCCTAAAGAAGGAGTCAATGTGGAAGCCTTCTTTGAAACTAGCAAGGTTAGAGAAACTCTGCTCATTGCGACTCGTAACGAGGGCAAGACCAAGGAATTCCGAGCTATCTTTGACAAGTTAGGCTACGATGTGGAAAATCTCAATGACTATCCAGATCTGCCTGAAGTAGCTGAAACAGGTATGACCTTTGAAGAAAATGCTCGACTTAAAGCAGAAACTATTTCCCAATTAACAGGCAAGATGGTGCTAGCAGATGACTCAGGTCTCAAAGTCGATGTCCTCGGCGGTTTGCCAGGAGTCTGGTCAGCCCGTTTTGCAGGTGTGGGAGCAACCGACCGTGAAAACAATGCCAAACTCTTGCACGAATTGGCCATGGTCTTTGAACTCAAGGATCGCTCAGCCCAGTTCCACACAACCCTAGTTGTAGCCAGTCCAAATAAGGAAAGCTTGGTTGTCGAAGCTGACTGGCCAGGTTATATCAACTTTGAACCCAAGGGTGAAAATGGCTTTGGTTATGATCCGCTCTTCCTTGTGGGAGAGACAGGTAAGTCAGCAGCTGAATTAACCCTTGAAGAAAAAAATAGCCAATCCCACCGTGCCTTAGCCGTTAAGAAACTTTTGGAGGTATTTCCATCATGGCAAAGCAAACCATCATTGTAA
- a CDS encoding metallophosphoesterase, with protein MAKQTIIVMSDSHGDSLIVEEIRDRYLGKVDAIFHDGDSELRPDSPLWEGIHVVKGNMDFYAGYPERLVTQLGPTKIIQTHGHLFDINFNFQKLDYWAQEEDADICLYGHLHVPNAWMEGKTLFLNPGSISQPRGTIRECLYARVEIDDSYFKVDFLTRDHEVYPGLSKEFAR; from the coding sequence ATGGCAAAGCAAACCATCATTGTAATGAGTGATTCCCATGGCGATAGCTTGATTGTGGAAGAAATTCGTGATCGCTATCTGGGGAAAGTTGATGCCATTTTTCACGATGGTGACTCTGAACTCCGTCCAGACTCTCCGCTCTGGGAAGGCATCCATGTCGTCAAAGGAAATATGGACTTTTATGCTGGCTACCCAGAACGTTTGGTAACTCAACTTGGTCCAACCAAGATCATCCAGACGCATGGACACTTGTTTGATATCAATTTCAACTTTCAAAAGTTGGACTACTGGGCTCAGGAAGAAGATGCCGATATCTGTCTCTATGGTCACTTGCATGTACCAAATGCTTGGATGGAAGGAAAGACTCTTTTTCTAAATCCAGGCTCCATCAGCCAACCACGAGGGACTATCAGAGAATGTCTCTATGCTCGAGTGGAGATTGATGACAGCTATTTTAAAGTAGACTTTTTGACACGTGACCATGAGGTTTATCCAGGCTTGTCCAAGGAGTTTGCTCGATGA
- the cbpB gene encoding cyclic-di-AMP-binding protein CbpB — MIAKEFEAFLLEQEETFLTPAENLAALIDTHNADHAILVLSQITYTRIPVVTFDKRFVGTIGLRDILAYQMEQGLTDEQMATTDIVNMTKTDVAVVAPDYNITEVLHKLVDEPFLPVVDDEGIFQGIITRKSILKAVNALLHDFSKEYEIRCK, encoded by the coding sequence ATGATTGCCAAGGAATTTGAAGCATTTTTATTGGAGCAGGAAGAGACTTTTCTTACCCCTGCTGAGAATCTAGCAGCTTTGATTGATACCCACAATGCTGACCATGCAATTTTGGTGCTGAGTCAAATCACCTATACCCGTATCCCTGTTGTGACCTTTGACAAACGCTTTGTTGGAACCATTGGGCTGAGAGACATTTTGGCTTATCAAATGGAGCAAGGTTTGACGGATGAGCAGATGGCAACGACAGACATCGTCAATATGACCAAGACGGATGTGGCAGTCGTCGCTCCAGACTATAACATCACAGAGGTCCTCCATAAACTGGTGGATGAACCCTTCTTGCCAGTGGTAGATGATGAAGGGATTTTTCAAGGAATCATCACGCGCAAGTCTATCCTCAAGGCCGTCAATGCTCTCTTGCATGACTTTAGTAAGGAATATGAGATTCGATGCAAATGA
- the xerD gene encoding site-specific tyrosine recombinase XerD — protein sequence MRDRISAFLEEKQDLSANSKQSYKYDLEQFLDMVGERISETSLKIYQAQLANLKISAQKRKLSACNQFLYFLYRKGEVDSFYRLELAKQAEKKIEKPEILDLDSFWQESNYPEGRLLALLILEIGLLPSEILALKVADINLDFQVLRISKASQQRIVTIPTILTPELEPLMGQTYLFERSGKTYSRQWAFRQLESFVKEKGFPELSAQALREQFILRQIENKVDLYEIAKKLGLKTVLTLEKYR from the coding sequence ATGAGAGATAGGATTTCAGCCTTTTTAGAGGAAAAACAGGACTTGTCTGCCAATTCCAAGCAGTCTTATAAGTATGATTTGGAGCAATTTTTAGACATGGTAGGGGAACGGATTTCTGAGACTAGTCTTAAGATTTACCAAGCCCAGCTAGCCAATCTAAAAATCAGCGCCCAGAAGCGAAAACTTTCGGCCTGTAACCAATTTCTCTACTTTCTCTATCGAAAAGGAGAAGTGGACAGTTTTTACCGCCTGGAATTAGCTAAACAAGCTGAAAAGAAGATTGAAAAACCAGAAATTCTAGACCTAGACTCTTTTTGGCAGGAAAGTAATTATCCAGAAGGACGCTTGCTGGCGCTTCTTATCTTGGAAATAGGGCTCTTGCCGAGTGAGATTTTAGCCCTTAAGGTTGCAGATATCAATCTGGATTTTCAAGTGTTGAGAATCAGCAAGGCTTCCCAACAGAGGATTGTCACCATACCCACGATTTTGACTCCAGAATTGGAACCCTTGATGGGGCAGACCTATCTCTTTGAAAGGAGTGGGAAAACCTATTCTCGTCAGTGGGCCTTTCGTCAGCTGGAGTCCTTTGTCAAGGAGAAAGGTTTCCCAGAACTATCAGCCCAAGCCCTACGGGAACAGTTCATTCTAAGACAGATAGAAAATAAGGTCGATTTGTACGAAATTGCAAAAAAATTAGGATTAAAAACAGTCCTGACCTTAGAAAAATATAGATAA